From Rutidosis leptorrhynchoides isolate AG116_Rl617_1_P2 chromosome 3, CSIRO_AGI_Rlap_v1, whole genome shotgun sequence, a single genomic window includes:
- the LOC139902135 gene encoding uncharacterized protein, whose amino-acid sequence MTGELEVINERTALKPVVDEIWDLFTDRASCAEGAGAGLVLASPSGEEHTYALRFNFDVTNNEAEYEALLAGLNIARKINIIKLRAFTDSLLVANQFNGSFEAHDSSMQKYWQLIERIGRAV is encoded by the coding sequence ATGACTGGGGAGTTggaggtgattaatgagcgaacAGCATTAAAACCAGTGGTTGATGAAATTTGGGATTTGTTTACTGATAGAGCTTCGTGTGCAGAAGGCGCAGGTGCGGGTTTGGTCTTGGCAAGCCCAAGTGGTGAAGAGCATACGTATGCATTACGTTTTAATTTTGATGTTACAAATAATGAGGCAGAATATGAAGCATTACTTGCTGGtttaaatattgcgcgaaaaatAAATATCATTAAGTTGCGGGCATTTACAGATTCGCTGTTAGTAGCAAATCAGTTTAATGGTTCTTTCGAAGCACATGATTCTTCAATGCAGAAATATTGGCAGTTAATTGAAAGAATTGGCAGAGCTGTTTGA
- the LOC139902136 gene encoding uncharacterized mitochondrial protein AtMg00810-like, with translation MNTPLETNYVLASEASDNDKFLPNITEYQKLIGKLIYLTHTRPDIFYSVQTLSQHMHAPLQSHVKAAFRVLRYLKGYRGIGVHISKSSGMFSLSAYFDADWDKCLLNRRFISGFCIYFCGSLISWKSKKQPNVSRSSIEFEYRALASTTCE, from the coding sequence ATGAACACTCCTTTGGAAACCAATTATGTGTTGGCTTCTGAAGCTTCTGATAATGATAAGTTTTTACCCAACATTACTGAATATCAAAAATTGATTGGTAAACTTATATATCTTACTCATACTAGACCTGATATCTTTTACTCTGTCCAAACACTTAGTCAGCATATGCATGCTCCCTTACAATCTCATGTTAAAgctgcttttagagttcttaggtaTTTAAAAGGTTATCGTGGAATTGGTGTTCATATTTCAAAGTCTTCGGGTATGTTTTCTTTATCTGCTTATTTTGATGCTGACTGGGATAAGTGTTTATTAAACAGAAGGTTTATTTCTGGTTTTTGCATCTATTTTTGTGGATCATTGATTTCATGGAAAAGCAAAAAACAGCCTAATGTTTCTAGATCTTCTATTGAGTTTGAATATAGGGCTTTAGCATCTACAACTTGTGAATAA